TTTGAAGAAATTATAAATTTTCAACAAGAAACTAAATTAGAAATGATTTTATCTCAAATTGACGTTTCTAAGATAGCTAATAAACTTAGAAAATCTAGTAATTCAAAAGGCCCGAAGGGCTATGAGCCAACAACAATGATATATGCTCTAATTGCTATGCAAGTTGAAAAAATACAAACTATTAAAGATTTAGTTCTTAATCTAAAACAAAATCCAATCCTTAGATATTATTGTGGTTTTGAAGTGCTTGGAAAAGTACCTTCTGAATCTACATTTAGTAGATTTTTAGATAAATTATGTGAAACAGATGAACTTGAAAAACTTTTCCACGAGTTAGTACTTCACGCTAAAGAACTAGATATTATTGATGGTGAACATGTATCTATTGACTCAATAAAATTAGATTCTTATGAGGCTGCTAAGCCTA
This genomic stretch from Caldisalinibacter kiritimatiensis harbors:
- a CDS encoding transposase, which codes for MSLISFEEIINFQQETKLEMILSQIDVSKIANKLRKSSNSKGPKGYEPTTMIYALIAMQVEKIQTIKDLVLNLKQNPILRYYCGFEVLGKVPSESTFSRFLDKLCETDELEKLFHELVLHAKELDIIDGEHVSIDSIKLDSYEAAKP